A region of the Pseudarthrobacter phenanthrenivorans Sphe3 genome:
GAGAGGCCCCGGGCCACCTTGCGCCACAGCACCGGAGAGATCTCGTAGCCGTAGAGGCGGTCCAGGATACGTCGCGTTTCCTGGGCGTCCACCAGCGCGGTGTCCACATCGCGCAGGTTGCCCATGGCGCGCTGGATGGCTTCCTTGGTGATTTCGCCAAACGTCATCCGGTACACCGGAACCTTGGGCTTGAGCACTTCCAGCAGGTGCCACGCGATGGCCTCGCCCTCGCGGTCCCCATCGGTTGCGAGATAAAGTTCGTCTGCATCCTTGAGCGCAGCCTTGAGCTCGGTCACCTTTTTCTTCTTGTCAGCCGAGACCACGTAGTACGGCTTGAAGTCGTGCTCAATGTCGACGGCGAACTTGCCCACCGACGTTTTCTTCAGCTCTGCGGGGAGTTCGGACGGCTGCGGCAGGTCGCGGATGTGACCAATGGAGGCCTCTACGATGAAGCCCTCGCCGAGGTACTTGGCGATGGTCTTGCTCTTGGCCGGAGACTCCACAATCACGAGTTTCTTGCCGGTTTTGGCCTTGCTTGGCACGGTGCTCCTACAGAAAAAGGTTGCTCGGGCAGATGCGCCCATACTGGCCTAGTTCACCATATTTTGGCGAAATGTGCGCATCCATGTGGAAAACAAGGGGGTCTCCCGGGGGCCCTTCCCAGCCTCAGGCAGCGGCGGGAATCAGGAAGCCGTCGCGCACCAGGTTGGCCACCTCGGTGAGTAAGCCGCTCCGGAATGTGACGGCGTCGAACCCGTCCCCGCCGCCCAGCAGCGCCTCCAGGGCGCCGGTGATCTGCCCCGCCGTCAGGTCGCCGTCGCAGGCTGAAACAAAGCCGGCGAGCTCAGTGCTGAGCAGGTTGGTCCGGCGCAGCCCTGCGCCCTGGCGCAGCAGGATCACGCCGGGGTGTTCGGCGCCCGGCCGCTGGTGGCGCTCCTCCGTGACGTCCTCTGCCACCAGCAGGTGCGCGTCCTCCAGCGGGTGCGCGGCCAGCCAGTCAGCGCGTTCGACGGCGGCCCCCAGGTGGGGCCCGATCGGTTGCTCGATGGGGTACGTGATTTCCTCGAACCGGCTGATGGCGGCCTGCCCGGGTTCAACCGGCCGGCGCAGCCAGACCATGCCGAAACCGATGCCCTCCACGTTCCTGGACTCGAAGTCTGCAAGATAGGCGGCGTAGGCGTCCCGGTAATGCTGCCGGTCCCGGCTCTCGGAGGCATCCCGCAGCCAGGTTTCCGCATACTGCTCCGGCCCCACCTGCTCACGCTGGATGAACCAGGCATCGATGCCCGCGCCGGCCCAGCTTTGGGGCCGTTCCTGCCATGACGTTCCCGCCACGACCTCCCAGTTGCCTAAAAGCTGGGCTGTTCCGGCAGGGGCGAGGACGGACGGCAGTGCCCTGACAAGCGAGGAGACAATTTCGTCGCCCGGCAGGCCGCCGTCGCGGTAGGTGAACTGCCCTGCGGCGTCCTCCCCCGCGCTGCGGGGGGTGATCACGAACGGAGGATTGGACACCACAAGCCCGAACTCCTCGCCCGCCACGGGATCCAGGAGCGATCCGAGGCGCAGGCTTACCCTCTCGGCCAGCCGGGCCGGGTCAACGGAGAGAGCCTCGGCATTGAGCAGGATATTGAAACGGGTGAACGCAAGCGCCCGTTCGGAAATGTCCGTGGCAGTAACGTGCTCGCAGTGGTGCAGCAGGTGGAACGCCTGGACCCCGCATCCCGTGCCCAGGTCCAGCGCGCGCTCTGTGTGGCGGCGGAATGTTGTTTGCACCAGGGTTGTGGAGGCGTGCCCGATCCCCAGGACATGGTCCCGCCGGAGCACGCCTTCCTGCTGGTGTGCTGCGAGGTCGCTGGCCACCCAGAGTTCAGCGCCGCCGCTGCCGTCGTCGTTGGCATCCCAGCCGTAAGGCCGCAGGTCGACCTTGGCGCGTAGGAGCGCGCTGCCGGGAACGGGCTCCACCAGGCCCAGTGCCAGGAGGCCTTCCGCGCGGAGCCCCGGCAGGGCGGCGTCGAGCGTTTCCGCCGGTTGCGGCTCGGCAAGCAGCCAGAGGCGGACGACGGCGGCAAGGTGCCTTACTGCCTCGTCCCGCCGCACAGCGCGTTCGGCCGCCAGCAGGGCAGGGATGGTTTGGTCCCGGTCCAGCGCCGCGGAGGCGCCAGGCCCAAGGAAGCGGGCGACGCCGTCGGGCGTGTAGTCAAGGCGGCGCAGGTCCGCGGCAAGGGCGGTGAGGAGCTCCGGAAGGTCGCTGCGGGGTGCGTCCGGGGTATTGCCGGCGGTGAACTCAAAAGGGGATGTGGGCACCGTCCAAGTTTAGTCGGGCGGCAGGCGCGGATTGGGGGCTCATTCCGCGGGGTAGCGTTGAGCCATGCCTTCCCGTTCTTCCCTCCTTGCGCGTGCCCCGCGCCAGCCGTCCGCGCGCTTCCGCCCGCCGGTGCAGGCCGCTGTGCTTGCTGCCGCAACAGCCTTTGCCCTCGCCGGATGCTCGCCCGTGGTTTCGATCGAAAACGCGGATATTCCGCAATGGCAGGCCACCGCGCTGCCTTCCGCGCCGGGAGCTGTCCTCGAGGACGCGGGCAAAATCCTGAACCGGGACCGGATCATCAGGGAAGCCGCAGATGTTCCGGCGGGCCGCTATATCCTGACGGCGACATGCGAGGGCGGCGGCAAGGCCTTCTTCGCGGTGTCGCTGGACGGGACCATGCTGGCCGACGCCGGGGCAGCCTGCAACGGCAGCCGGGAAACCACCAGGATCACGCTTCCAAAGGCGGGCGCCCTGGAAATCAGCACGTCCAGCGTGGATGCGCCCCTGATCTACGCGTACCGCCTGGCACCCGAAGGGTAACGGTCTTTCGGCTCTGGCCTGCCGGATCCCGCAGGCTTAAAGTCTGACTATGCCCAGTGTGCGGAAGTTCTCCGCGCCTCACCCCCCGCGGGCGCACTCCGCGACGACGGTCCCGGCGAGAACCGCCCGGGCGCCGCTGGCCGGAAAAGGCCGCCCCGCCGTCGTCATTGTTGCGCTGGCGGCTGGAATGCTGCTGGGCGGCTGCGAATACACGTACGACGACGGCCGGAACCTGGGTCCCGTGGAGGCGGACGCGACGCGCGCTCCCAGGCCGGTCTTCACCCGTGACCCGCTGCAGAAGGACCCCGTCAGCGAGGCCGAGCTCGGCTCGTGGGTGGCCCGGACGCTGCCCGATACAGGACAGCGGGTAGTCGCTTCGGGGGCGGGGCTGGCGGCTGCCGGGGAGGTCCGCACCGAAACCACTCCCGCCCTGGGAGCCGGGACCTATGCGCTTGCCCTGGCCTGCCGCAGCCAGCGGCGGGTGACGTTCACAGTGCGCAGCGAGACACTCACCCTGGTGGACCTTGGACTGCGCTGCGGCATCAACAGGGAGAACGTCATCTACCTTTCAGCCGAGACTGCCCTGGATATCAGGGTGGAGGCCAGGACCGGCGCCAACTACGCCTACCGGCTGCGGCTGCTCTCCGGGCAGCCCTAGGCTGCGCAGCCCTCAGGACACCGCAAGGTTTCCGGGTTGGAGGCACAGTCAGCGCAGTACAGCGTGAGGTTGCGGCAGCTGGGGTTTGAGCAGTTCTCGAACTTGCTGGTGGGTGCCGCGCAGCGGGTGCATTCGCCGATGGTCTTGGCGTCATCGCTGAACTCAAGGTGCATGCGCTTGTCAAAGACATACAGCGACCCTTCCCAGAGACCCTGGTCCTTGAAGGTTTCGCCGTACCGGACAATGCCGCCGTCCAGTTGGTACACCTCTTTGAAGCCGCGGTTCACCATGAGGCTGGACAGTACTTCGCAGCGGATGCCGCCGGTGCAGTACGTGACCACCGGCTTGTCCTTCAGGTCGTCGTACTTGCCGGACTCCAGTTCCTTGATGAAGTCGTGGGTGGTGGCGACATCCGGGACGATGGCGTCCTTGAAGCGGCCGATCTGGGCTTCGAAGGCGTTCCGGCCGTCGAAGAAGACCACGTCCTCACCGTTTTCCTTCTTGCTGTCCACCAGCTCGTGGAGTTCCTCCGGCTTCAAGTGCGTGCCGCCGCCCACCACACCGTTGGCGTCCACCTTCAATTCACCGGGCGCACCGAAGGAGACGATCTCGTCCCGGACCTTGACGCTGAGCCGGGGGAAGTCCTCGGCGCCGCCGTCGGACCATTTGACGTCGATGGCCCGGAAGCCCTTGTACTCCCGCGTGGTCTTCACATACTGCTTGACCGCGCTGATCTCTCCACCCACGGTGGCATTGATGCCGTCCTTGGAGATCAGGATGCGGCCCGTGAGGCCGAGCTTCTCGCACAGCGCGCGCTGCCAGAGCCGCACTGCGTCAGGATCGGCAATCGGGGTGAACCCGTAGAAAAGCACAATTTTGTTCAAAGCCACGTATTTAAGGGTACCGGGAGGGCGCAAAGGAACCCGCCGCCTGGCTGCATGTGCCTCCGGAACCGGCGGCGGGGCGGTTGCCGCATCACAATTGCATAAGCACCGGGGTTCTGCCCTGCCTACCCCCTGTTGCTTGTGACCGGGCTGGAATAGTCTCATCCCATGACCCCGGAAACCATGGTTGAAGACATTACCGGCCTGCTTGAGGTGTGGGTGGCAGGCTGGGCCGGTTGTCGCGGCTATACGACATCCACCGAGGGGCGCTTCCCCGCGGTCCTCCGGAATGACGCCAACGGTGACTGGGAATACTTCGCATCGGAGCCCACCGACGACGAGTTCGCGGCGCTGGCTGCCAAGACGGCCGAAGTCCCGGCGAGGGTCCTGACCATCCTTACCAATGACGTTGCCCGCTACTCTTCCCTGGCTGCCAGGCAAGGGCTGAACGTCACATCGGATTCCCAGACGATGATGATCGTGGACATGGAAACCCAGGACGCCGAAGATCCGTGGCTGTCCGACGACGACCTGGCCCTGCACACGTGGGAGCAGGACGGCGTCCACTATGCAGAGGTCCGGTCGGGAGAGACCGTGGCCGCCAGCGGACGGGTCTTTGTGGTGGGCGAGACGGCAGTGTTCGACAAAATCATCACGCAGCCGGCTTTCCAGCGCCGCGGCCTGGGCAGCTTCATCATGCGGGCCCTGGCAGCCCAAGCCTTCGGGTATGACGTACAGGAGGGCCTCCTCCTGGCTTCCCTGGACGGCCAGAAACTGTACTCGCACCTGGGCTGGACCACCGTTTCCAAAGTCCTGATGCTCTCGGCTTCCCATGACGGTGCAGACCTCTCCCTGAGCTGACCTGGTTGTTACCCCGATGGCGAACCCGGGCATGCAACGCGGAACCGGGTGAAACAATGTTGGGGTGAACCCCCATGACTCCCTGATTCCCTTGCTGGGCCGTGGCCCGGATCCGGAGCAGCTCCGTCATGTCCGTACCATCCCGGCACGTGAGGCCGAGCACGAACCGTGGCCTGCTTGGGTCCATCCCGACCTGGTAGCGGCCTATGGCTCCCTCGGCATCCAGCAGCCGTACCGGCACCAGGTTGAGGCAGCGAATATCGCCCAGGCCGGGGGGCACGTTGTGGTGGCCACCGGAACGGCGTCCGGCAAGTCGCTCGCCTACCAGCTGCCGGCACTCGATGCCATCCACCGCTCGGAACTGCGGGTGGTGGCTGATCCGGGAAAAATCCACGACGACGGGGCCGTCACCCTCTATCTGTCCCCCACCAAAGCCCTGGCTGCCGACCAGCTTAACGCCATCCGGGCCCTGAAACTGCCGACAGTCCGGGCCGAGACCTACGACGGCGATACAGACCCGGCGTCCCGCCGCTGGATCAGGGACCACGCGAACTTCATACTGGCCAACCCGGACATGCTGCACTTCGGAATCCTGCCCAACCATGCCTGGTGGGCCTCCTTCTTCCGGCGGCTGCGCTACGTGATCGTTGACGAGGCCCACAGCTACCGTGGCGTCTTCGGCTCGCACGTGGCCAACCTGATGCGCCGGCTCCGGCGGATCTGCGCCTACTACGGTGCCGGCACCTCCTATCCCGAGCCGGTGTTCATTGCGGCTTCCGCCACTGCTTCGGAGCCTGACGTCTCCTTCGCCCGGCTGATCGGGGCACCGGTGACGGCAGTGTCCCGCGACGGTTCCCCGCACGGTGCCACCACGGTGGCGCTGTGGGAACCAGCCCTGACGGAAGTGCGCGGCGAAAACGGCGCCAAGGAGCGGCGGACAGCCGTTGCTGAAACGGCGGACCTGCTGGCAAACCTGGTGTCGGCAAGGACCCGCACCATCGCCTTCATCAAATCCCGCCGTGGCGCGGAGACCATCTCCTCAATTACAAAACGCCTCCTTGATGAAGTGGATCCCAGCCTGCCCCAGCGGGTGGCGGCCTACCGGTCCGGGTACCTGCCCGAAGAACGCCGTGCCGTGGAACGTGCCCTGCGGTCGGGTGAGCTCCTGGGAGTCTCCAGCACCTCCGCCCTTGAACTGGGAATCGATATCTCCGGCCTGGATGCGGTCCTGGTGGCAGGCTGGCCTGGAACCCGCGCCTCCCTCTTCCAGCAGATCGGACGGGCGGGAAGGGCAGGCCAGGACGCCATCGCAGCCTTTGTGGCCAGCGATGACCCGCTGGACACCTTCCTGGTTAACCATCCCGAGGCGATCTTTGACGTGTCAGTGGAAGCAACGGTCTTCGACCCCTCCAACCCCTACGTGCTCGGACCCCACCTGTGCGCAGCGGCGGCGGAACTCCCCCTCGGTCCGGCCGAGCTGGACCTGTTCGGTGCCACCGCAGAGACCCTTTTGGACCGGCTGGTGGCGCAAGGCTACCTTCGACGGCGGCCCGCGGGCTGGTTCTGGACGCACTCCCAGAGTGCCGCCGGCATGGTGAACCTGCGGGCAGACGGCGGCGGACCGGTGAGCATCGTGGATGCCCAGACCGGGTCCCTGCTGGGAACCATGGATTCCCCCCAGACCCACTATCAGGCCCATACCGGGGCGGTGTACATCCACCAGGGTGACAGCTACGTGGTGGAGGACCTGAATGAAGAGGACCATTGCGTGATGGTGCGCCGCGCCAATCCGGACTACTACACCACAGCCCGGGACGTGACCCAGATTGAGGTCCTGGAGACCCTGCGGACCATGGAGTGGGGTGACGTGTCGGTGCACTTCGGCGATGTCAAGGTGACGACGCAAGTGGTCTCCTTCCAGCGCAAAGCCCTGATCTCCAACGAGATCCTTGGGGAGGAGCCGTTGGACCTCGGGGCGCGCGAACTCTTCACCAAGGCGGTCTGGTTCGTGGTGGACAACCGCTCGCTCACAGCCGCCGGGCTCCTCGAAGCCCAGTTTCCCGGCGCCCTCCATGCCGCCGAGCATGCGGCCATTGGCCTGCTGCCTTTGGTCGCGTCCAGCGACCGGTGGGACATCGGCGGCGTTTCCACCGCGCTGCATGCCGATACGGGAGTCCCCACCATCTTCGTCTATGACGGGCATCCCGGCGGGGCCGGTTTTGCCGAGCGGGGGTTCGACAAGGCCAAGGTGTGGCTGACAGCCACCCGTGATGCCATCAAGGCCTGCGAATGCGACGCGGGCTGCCCCTCCTGCGTGCAGTCACCCAAGTGCGGGAACAAGAACAACCCCCTGGACAAGGCCGCGGCAGTGTCACTCCTCGACGTCCTCCTCAAAGAGGCCACCGAAGCCGGCAGCGTCAGGGTGGAAGCCCAGCGCTGACCGGGAGCAGGCCCTCGCTGCCCGCCTTCACCTTCCTCGCATGGCCCGGCGCCCGCAGGGACCTTCCTGCCCGTGCCGGCGGTCAGGGTGGAGGCCCTGCACGGGCGCGTCCGCTCGCCGGCCCGAACACGCTCCGCTCCACCAGTTCGGTCCGCACCTCCACGGTCTGGCCCGGTTCCTCGGCACATCCCACGATGGTTGCTCCGTGCCGTGCTGCCACCTCCGCGGCGACAGTGCATGGTTCCCCGTCAGTGACGCCGCGGAGGGCATCGGCGGCGGCAAGGGCCGCGAGGTCTGCAGCCGAGGCCGCCCTGCTGGCAAGGACAGCAGACTGGACCAGCAGCAGTAACAACGCCATGGCCATCATCACCACGAGGGCAAGTCCGGCGGCCAGGACAGTACCGGACCCGCGCTCCCGGCCGGCAGACGCATTCCTGCCGGCCCTCATCCTGTGGCCTCGCTCCTTGTAGAGGCGCGGGCACTGAGCAGCCAGGGGATGGTAGCGCCCAGCGGGCCACCCACCCGGTCCGTGACAGTGACGTGGAGCCATTCCCCGTCAGCCGAGACAGCGGCGGAGGCGGTGGCTCCCGCCAGCGTACGGACAGTCCTTTCCACTGAGGCGGAATCGTCGCCGCGGGCGAGTGCGCGGGCACCGGCACGTGCTCCTTCCTCCAGCCGCAACTGCGTTATCCCGGCCGAGGCACCTGCGAGCAGCATGGCCAACAACAGCAGGGCGGCAGGAAGCGTCACCGCGAACTCAGCGGTGACGGCACCACGTGAGTCCTCCCGCCAAGCGCGTCCGGGGCGGACCCGGCGCGGATGAGCTCCCCTTCTTCGGGTGGCAGGAGGAACTGGGTAAGGGAGCACGGCCGGCGCGCCGGTCACGGCAGGGCCAGGGCGGTCCGAATCAGGTTCAGCAGGAAGCCCCGGACCTCCTCGCTGCGGAGGATGAAAACGAGCAGCCCCGCAAAGCCCACGGCGGCGAGGGTGGCAATGGCATATTCGGCCGTTGCCATCCCCGCTTCCGAGCCCAGGAGCCGGACGCCCCGGTTGCGGCCGGGTGGAGTTGTGACGCCGGGGTACAGCTCCACCACGTTGGCGGGCAGGGAACGGCTTCCACTGGCCTCGCCGGTGCGTGGCCTGCTGGTGCTGCCGTGGTCCGGGGAGGCAACATGGGCGGCGAGCGCAGCGGTTGCCCGGGCATAGGTGCCCTGGGCGTAGTGGCGACAGTAGTTAGTGGACATGTGATGTTCCTTTCCTTGAGGCCGGTGATGTTTCCGGCTGCCTCGACTCTTCCGGGCCCGGCCTGAACCGGTAAGCCCGGCCGGCTGCTAAGTGGAAAAGCCGGCTGGTTCCCCCTTGTGGAGGAGTGGACGGTGGAGTGTCCACCAGCCCGCCACGTCAACCGCTGGGGACCAGGGCCAGCAGCACCGGCACCACACCAAGGCAGATGAAGGCCGGGAGGGAACACAGGCCCAGCGGGACCACGAGTTTTACGCCCAGTGATGCTGCCCGTTTCTCCGCAGCCCGGAACCGCTCACGCCGGAGCCTGGCAGCCTGGGCGTAGAGAATCGCTGACGATGGGGCACCGGTCAGGGCTGCGAACCCCAGCGCGTCTCTGAGTTCCAGGACTTCCGGCAGCCGGACCGCACTGCTGCGCCACGCGGTCTCCCAGTCAGCCCCGATGGCCAGGGCTGACACTACTGGCCGGAGCGCCCGGCAGTACCGGTCGGAGGCCGAGCCGGAAACCAGTTCAAGCGCACGCCCGATGCTTGAGCCGGCATCCAGCATGGCGGCGACAAGTTCCAGCATCATGGCGGTGTCACCCAAACCCGCAGAGCTGCTGCCGGGCCCGCCTCCTGGGGTACTTGCGGTCGCTTGCGGCTCCCGGAATCTGCCGCCCGCGGCCAGGGTCAGCAGCCGGTTCCTGGCCCAGCCACGTCCACCCTCCACGAGACCAGCCGCCATGCCCAACAACAGGAAAAGGGCGATGGCCGAAACGGCGGGCCACGTCATGGCACGCCGGCACCTGCTGCTGCGGCCACCAGCCTGGCCGACCATAGCCTGCCGGCCACCGTCAGTCCGAAACCGGCGGCGAGCGCGGCCAGTCCCCACGGCGTACCCAGCAGGATGGACAGCGGATCGACACCCAGGGCGATTCCCAGGCCCAACCCCATCAGTGGTAGCCAGGTGAGGAGGCTGACGGTGGCTTTGGGACCGGCCAGGGCAGTCTGCCGGGCAGCATCGGCGTCATCCTCCACTTCAAGCTGGGCGGCGAATCTTGTCAGCACGTCCGCAAGCGGGCAGCCGCTCGCTTCCGCGATGTCGAAGCAGGCGGCGAGCTCGGCCCAGATGCGGCACTCCCTGTCCCGCCGGGGAAAGGCGGAGGGCAGCGCCCGCCGCATGGCCTCCGAAACGGGTGTGCCGGCAGCGGCCGCTGCACGTGCTGAGGCCAGAACTGTGCCGGACCCGGCCGACACGGTGCGCGCGCCCGAAACCGGCGACCCGTAAACAGCGCAGATCTCGTCCCAGAGGCGCGCCGGGGTCCGGCCGCCTTTGAGCAGTGCGGCCAGTTGTTGCACCACAAGAGTCATGGGGATAACCGGTTGCGTTGTCCCCTTCCCGTTTCCGCGCAGGAGACGATGGGGCATGAGCAGCCGGCGGAGCTGGAAGCCGAGGACGCCGGGGGCGGCCTGAGCAGGAGCAGCCCTGAATCCTGCTGCCCGGCGGAGCCTGGCGGGAGCATCCAGCGGCGGTCCGACAAGCAGCACCGCGGACAAGCCCAAGGCAAGGGCCAGCAGGAGGATCATTGCGGCTCCCCCGGTCCGAGTCCAAGCCGTGGCGCCAGGGCCGCCCATCCCGGGCCAGCGACCAGAGCGTCACCGTTCCCTTCAAGCGCCGGGACTACTGTGAGTCCGTCCGGTCCGTCTCCAATCAGCCCAACGCACGCCACCTGCCGGCCCCTGGAGGTCCGGTCCACATGGATGACCACATCAAGAGCACTCGCTGCCTGGAGCCGCACCCCTTCCGGATTCAGGCCTGCCAATGCCCCCAGGGCCGTGAGCCGTGCCGGCACCGCGGTGGCGGTGTTCGCGTGGATGGTTCCGCCGCCGCCGCTGTGGCCCGTGTTCATGGCCGTGAGCAGTTCCCGGACTTCGGCGCCCCGGCACTCCCCCACTACAAGCCTGTCCGGGCGCATGCGCAACGCCTGCCTCACGAGGTTTCCCAGGTCCACCTCACCGCCGCCCTCCAGGTTCCCATGGCGCGATTCCAGCGACACAATGTGCGGGTGGACGGGATTCAATTCCGAGGCATCTTCGATGAGCACCAACCGCTCCGCGGGAGCGCAGAGACCGAGCATCGTGGACAGCAGGGTTGTTTTGCCGGAGCCGGTGGCACCGCTGATGAGGAAGCTCAGCCGCTGCCGTACCACCCGCTCCAGGACATCCTGCAGACCCTCGCTGAACATCCCACCGGCTTGAAGTTCTGCCATGGTGAAAACACGTTCGCGCCGGATCCGGATACTCAGCAGAGTCCCGGCCGTCGAGACAGGTGGCAGCACGGCGTGGATGCGGTAACCGCCCGCCAGCCGAACGTCCACGCACGGCGAGCCATCATCAAGGCGCCTGCCCCCTGCGGCCACCAGGCGGCAGGCCAATGCCCGCAGTTGCGGTTCGCTGTCAAAGGCAACCGGAACTGCCTCGACGCCCTGTCCCCTGTCCACCCAAACCGAGTCCGGGGCATTCACGAAGATATCCGTGACAGCGGGATCGCGGGTGAGTCCCTGAAGCGGTCCCAGGCCGCTCAGCTCCGCGCTGATCCGTTCGGCGGCGGCAAGCGAGCCGGCGGTGCCCAGCAACTTTCCGGTGGCCTGCACGGCCGCGGCCACCCGTGAGGGTGTTACCGCCGCAGCGTCCGCCATCATGGACTCCCGGACCGATTCAAGCAGCCCTGTATCGATCGCCGTCCCGCCCAGGGCGCGGCGCTCGCGCCGCCGCCGGTTGGCTGGCACGGCATCCGCGCCGACGCGGTCAGCCGGGGCGGGCACCACTGGACTGCGCCCGCCCGAAGTCCGATCGTCCACACCAGGCTCGGCGGCGCGCCAGCCCTCCTGGCGGGGATGGGCAGGGCCGGTTTCCAGGATCCGGCTGCGCCGCCGGCTCGCCTCGTCCGTTCCCGGGGTGCCGATGCCGGCCTGCTGCCTCATGCCATCTCCGCGGACAGCAGCTCGTCTCCCAAAAGGTCCAGCACGGACGCGGCAAATTGCCGCACCCCCCGCCGCTTGCCGAGCTCGAGGAGACGGCCTGATTCCATGGCTGCAGTGACTCCCCGCAGCTCAGGCACGCGTCCTTGGATGGGAAGGCCGATTGCCTCGGCGATCAGCGGGCCGTCCAGCGCCGCGCCGGTTTTGCCACGGACCAGGAGTGCTGCGTCCACTGGCGGGAACTCCTGGAGCAGCCGCACGGCGGCAACAGCAGCCTTCAGTTGGGCCGGAACCACCACGGCAATACGATCACAGTCCCAGGCGAACGCATGGATTGATTCCGTCCCCCGGCCGATATCCACCACCACCAGTTCGTATCCCCGCCGGGCTGCGTCCAGGACTCCGGCCGTGGTGGCGGCGGCAGCGGGCACATGCTGCTCCCGGCTTGCGGGCCAGGACAAAAAGGAGAAACCGCCGGCGACGGGAAGGGAATCCGCCAGCTGCGCGGGATCGATGCTGCCCCTGGCCTCGGAAAGGTCCGGCCAGCGCAAGCCCGGGTGTTCTTCCGCCGCAAGGGCAAGCTCAAGTCCGCCACCCCAGGGATCACCGTCCACCAGCAGCACGCGTGCACCAAGCCCGGCCGCGGCCTGGGCAATCCAGATCGCTGCCGTGGTGGCTCCGGCACCGCCGCAGCCACCGGTCACGCCAAGGATGAGCCCGCCCGGACCCGGTGAACGTGACCGGCTCAGGTGGTCCGCGAGCCAGGCCGCAGCATCAGGCAACACAGCCACCCTCTCCGCACCGAGCACGGCGGCCAGGTGCCACAGGCTGTCTCCTTCACCGTCCAGCCCCACCAGCACCGCCGGCGCCCGCCGCCGTGGCGGCAGTTCTCGAATGTCGCTTCCCACCAGGACCGCTGCGGCACCGTCCCAATGCGGGCCACCACCGGCAGCATCAGGAACGACGCGCAGTTGCGCCCCCGCTGCCGCAACGATCCGTTCCACCTCAGCCCGGAGCACGGCTGACGCGGTGACCAGCAGGATCTCGCTGCCGCCATCCGGCACCCACGCGTCCCCGTCCCATCCCGCCCCTCTGCCCTGCGCCCCCGCCACAAAGGCTCCAGCGGGTCCAGAGGGACCCACGTCCCTTGCAGCACCGAAGGCACCGCTACGACCTGGTGCCGGACGGCCTTGATCGGGAGCGCCGGGTTCCGAAGGGGAGGGGTCTAGCTGGTGCCTGCTCATGACGCCACTCTCCACTTCTGCAGGCAACCCAGTAAGGGGACGATTACCGTATGTGGAAAACCAGGCCGGTCCCCGCCACCCATGCAGGCCCTGCCGCCACCGCCCAGGCCTTGGGCTCCCCACAAACAGGGCAGAATGGGACCATGTACCTGCTGCTCGCCGCCCACCCCCACGGCGCGGCATTGCAGGAACTCACGCAGGCGGGACTCCCCCAGCCGTCAACCCCGGAACCAAGGCTCATCGCCCGTGGCGAGCTGGCCGCCGTCGTGCATGACCTGGAGAACCGCCGGCCGAACGGGCAGCCGCCCCGGTGGATTTGGCACCGCACCCAGGACTGGTACCCGGCCCTGTTGGCAGCGGGGGTGGAGCTGGAGCGCTGCCACGACCTTAGCCTGTGCGGCAACATCCTGGCCTTTTCCCGCTTCGCCGCCCACACCGAGTACGCCAGGAACGCGGACAGGGCGCCCCTGGACGACCCGCTGCTGCCCCCCAAGGCACCCCAGCCGCCGCCTCCTCCCGCAGACCAGGCTGCCCTGTTCGAGGACCCTGGGAACAGTCCGCTCCCCCGGTACACCGCCGAAGAACTGCGTGCCGAATACGCCGCACAGC
Encoded here:
- a CDS encoding DUF7059 domain-containing protein, which encodes MPTSPFEFTAGNTPDAPRSDLPELLTALAADLRRLDYTPDGVARFLGPGASAALDRDQTIPALLAAERAVRRDEAVRHLAAVVRLWLLAEPQPAETLDAALPGLRAEGLLALGLVEPVPGSALLRAKVDLRPYGWDANDDGSGGAELWVASDLAAHQQEGVLRRDHVLGIGHASTTLVQTTFRRHTERALDLGTGCGVQAFHLLHHCEHVTATDISERALAFTRFNILLNAEALSVDPARLAERVSLRLGSLLDPVAGEEFGLVVSNPPFVITPRSAGEDAAGQFTYRDGGLPGDEIVSSLVRALPSVLAPAGTAQLLGNWEVVAGTSWQERPQSWAGAGIDAWFIQREQVGPEQYAETWLRDASESRDRQHYRDAYAAYLADFESRNVEGIGFGMVWLRRPVEPGQAAISRFEEITYPIEQPIGPHLGAAVERADWLAAHPLEDAHLLVAEDVTEERHQRPGAEHPGVILLRQGAGLRRTNLLSTELAGFVSACDGDLTAGQITGALEALLGGGDGFDAVTFRSGLLTEVANLVRDGFLIPAAA
- the trhO gene encoding oxygen-dependent tRNA uridine(34) hydroxylase TrhO, which produces MALNKIVLFYGFTPIADPDAVRLWQRALCEKLGLTGRILISKDGINATVGGEISAVKQYVKTTREYKGFRAIDVKWSDGGAEDFPRLSVKVRDEIVSFGAPGELKVDANGVVGGGTHLKPEELHELVDSKKENGEDVVFFDGRNAFEAQIGRFKDAIVPDVATTHDFIKELESGKYDDLKDKPVVTYCTGGIRCEVLSSLMVNRGFKEVYQLDGGIVRYGETFKDQGLWEGSLYVFDKRMHLEFSDDAKTIGECTRCAAPTSKFENCSNPSCRNLTLYCADCASNPETLRCPEGCAA
- a CDS encoding GNAT family N-acetyltransferase codes for the protein MTPETMVEDITGLLEVWVAGWAGCRGYTTSTEGRFPAVLRNDANGDWEYFASEPTDDEFAALAAKTAEVPARVLTILTNDVARYSSLAARQGLNVTSDSQTMMIVDMETQDAEDPWLSDDDLALHTWEQDGVHYAEVRSGETVAASGRVFVVGETAVFDKIITQPAFQRRGLGSFIMRALAAQAFGYDVQEGLLLASLDGQKLYSHLGWTTVSKVLMLSASHDGADLSLS
- a CDS encoding DEAD/DEAH box helicase, whose product is MNPHDSLIPLLGRGPDPEQLRHVRTIPAREAEHEPWPAWVHPDLVAAYGSLGIQQPYRHQVEAANIAQAGGHVVVATGTASGKSLAYQLPALDAIHRSELRVVADPGKIHDDGAVTLYLSPTKALAADQLNAIRALKLPTVRAETYDGDTDPASRRWIRDHANFILANPDMLHFGILPNHAWWASFFRRLRYVIVDEAHSYRGVFGSHVANLMRRLRRICAYYGAGTSYPEPVFIAASATASEPDVSFARLIGAPVTAVSRDGSPHGATTVALWEPALTEVRGENGAKERRTAVAETADLLANLVSARTRTIAFIKSRRGAETISSITKRLLDEVDPSLPQRVAAYRSGYLPEERRAVERALRSGELLGVSSTSALELGIDISGLDAVLVAGWPGTRASLFQQIGRAGRAGQDAIAAFVASDDPLDTFLVNHPEAIFDVSVEATVFDPSNPYVLGPHLCAAAAELPLGPAELDLFGATAETLLDRLVAQGYLRRRPAGWFWTHSQSAAGMVNLRADGGGPVSIVDAQTGSLLGTMDSPQTHYQAHTGAVYIHQGDSYVVEDLNEEDHCVMVRRANPDYYTTARDVTQIEVLETLRTMEWGDVSVHFGDVKVTTQVVSFQRKALISNEILGEEPLDLGARELFTKAVWFVVDNRSLTAAGLLEAQFPGALHAAEHAAIGLLPLVASSDRWDIGGVSTALHADTGVPTIFVYDGHPGGAGFAERGFDKAKVWLTATRDAIKACECDAGCPSCVQSPKCGNKNNPLDKAAAVSLLDVLLKEATEAGSVRVEAQR
- a CDS encoding Rv3654c family TadE-like protein; translation: MRAGRNASAGRERGSGTVLAAGLALVVMMAMALLLLLVQSAVLASRAASAADLAALAAADALRGVTDGEPCTVAAEVAARHGATIVGCAEEPGQTVEVRTELVERSVFGPASGRARAGPPP